The proteins below come from a single Zhouia spongiae genomic window:
- a CDS encoding sterol desaturase family protein yields the protein MSTKRNKRPKHKGSGTIFKNPFLEQLTKTHIAIPLILYTIISACLIYYGIIEKGFTTPVMIVLFFAGMFIFTLVEYLMHRFLYHPQTQKMEEFSHKVHGVHHDYPKDKKRLAMPPILALILATFFFIIYRAIMGDYVFGFLAGFLMGYTGYLAIHYSVHIFKVPDNFLKILWHHHAIHHYRQPERAFGVSSPLWDYIFGTMPALLEDKKQQAKSGEFIDPS from the coding sequence TCCATTTCTTGAGCAATTAACCAAAACGCATATAGCGATTCCTTTAATTTTATATACCATCATCTCGGCATGTCTTATTTATTATGGGATTATAGAAAAAGGATTTACAACACCTGTAATGATAGTTTTATTCTTTGCAGGGATGTTTATTTTTACCCTTGTGGAGTATCTGATGCATCGCTTTTTATATCATCCACAGACGCAAAAAATGGAAGAATTCAGTCACAAAGTTCACGGGGTACATCACGATTATCCCAAAGATAAAAAGCGTTTGGCCATGCCACCGATTCTGGCTTTAATTCTGGCAACCTTCTTTTTTATCATCTACCGCGCCATTATGGGCGATTATGTTTTTGGGTTTCTAGCCGGATTTTTAATGGGGTATACCGGGTATCTGGCAATTCATTACAGCGTACATATTTTTAAGGTGCCGGATAATTTCCTGAAAATATTATGGCATCACCATGCTATACATCATTACAGACAACCGGAAAGAGCCTTTGGGGTGTCATCGCCTTTATGGGATTATATTTTTGGTACTATGCCAGCGTTGCTTGAAGATAAAAAACAACAAGCCAAGTCCGGGGAGTTTATAGATCCGTCATAA